A single genomic interval of Dysidea avara chromosome 8, odDysAvar1.4, whole genome shotgun sequence harbors:
- the LOC136262691 gene encoding retinoic acid receptor RXR-alpha-B-like: MPPCMGFKNSPNVAGSFSSPTNSQYTYGKELYGWPQSFELPCYDNTGFEDPLNHWLPTDFDYGNQYQSDLSSPISGYGSGIDTSPLPSWSSIQNSPSPPKSAELISPPTSPQQQLCRVCNDIATGNHFGVLSCEACKSFFRRSIRAGARYTCRGSKCCDIDKSTRNRCQHCRLQKCFDAGLNKNAVQEERMPYPTKRCRVSPECSASPEQTSPTTTTGVPFPFYVLGPTPIHMVNMDVKSQALLTSMMLEMLLKANRAESNIYTAPVSPGTMQDSTKRSLLGVIAWAKELPMFTRLPIEDQIELIKKSWNELNTLKLVYRIAKFPSEGDFCFQTCDMYPADNPVMTSFIQNVTKECTATIQDLQLDETELSFLKLVSLMNPFIHNLTPYGQKEMEHTQDAGLELLEAHIKQSKPSSPRRMAKLLLFLGQVKALSKDIIAHIEAQQTLGFENDAVLLELISDNN, from the exons ATGCCTCCTTGTATGGGATTTAAAAACTCGCCCAATGTGGCTGGCTCATTTTCTTCACCGACCAACTCTCAGTACACGTATGGCAAAGAACTGTACGGATGGCCTCAAAGCTTTGAGCTACCTTGCTATGATAACACTGGATTTGAAGATCCTTTAAACCATTGGCTGCCGACTGATTTTGATTATGGTAATCAATACCAGAGCGATCTCAGTAGCCCCATTTCTGGATATGGGAGTGGAATTGACACCAGTCCATTGCCGTCTTGGTCCTCAATACAAAATTCACCGTCGCCACCGAAATCTGCTGAGCTAATCTCCCCGCCGACCAGTCCACAGCAGCAACTTTGCCGCGTTTGCAACGACATCGCCACCGGAAACCACTTTGGTGTGTTGAGCTGTGAGGCTTGCAAGAGTTTTTTTAGAAGAAGCATTCGTGCCGGAGCCAGATACACATGCAGAGGCAGCAAATGTTGCGACATTGACAAGAGCACCAGGAACAGATGCCAACACTGTCGCCTTCAAAAATGCTTTGATGCTGGATTGAACAAAAACG CTGTTCAAGAAGAAAGAATGCCTTACCCAACTAAGAGATGCAGGGTATCACCAGAGTGCAGTGCCAGTCCAGAACAAACCAGTCCAACCACTACTACTGGCGTGCCGTTTCCATTTTATGTCCTTGGTCCAACTCCCATCCACATGGTAAACATGGATGTCAAGAGCCAGGCTTTGTTGACTTCTATGATGTTAGAAATGCTTTTGAAGGCTAATAGGGCTGAAAGCAACATCTACACTGCTCCGGTCAGCCCTGGAACAATGCAGGATAGCACAAAGAGATCATTGCTGGGTGTGATTGCTTGGGCAAAGGAGTTACCAATGTTTACCCGATTGCCCATTGAGGATCAAATCGAGCTGATCAAAAaatcatggaatgagctgaacaCTCTAAAGCTTGTATACCGCATTGCCAAGTTTCCAAGTGAAGGTGATTTCTGTTTTCAGACCTGTGACATGTATCCTGCTGACAACCCAGTGATGACGTCCTTCATACAGAACGTTACCAAGGAATGTACGGCCACGATTCAGGATCTTCAACTTGATGAAACTGAGCTGTCATTCCTAAAGTTGGTCTCCTTAATGAATCCAT TCATACACAACTTGACACCATATGGACAGAAGGAGATGGAACACACACAAGATGCTGGGTTGGAACTACTGGAAGCTCACATAAAACAGTCTAAACCAAGTTCCCCCCGAAGAATGGCAAAACTTCTACTCTTCCTTGGTCAAGTGAAGGCTTTGTCAAAAGACATCATTGCACACATTGAAGCTCAACAAACACTCGGATTTGAAAATGATGCTGTTTTGCTTGAACTTATTTCAGACAATAACTAA
- the LOC136262696 gene encoding protein NDRG3-like isoform X2 — MACNVPLLEAEQIPELKCTGIVVQRRESSLQARSCFSGRYLEHVAGKPASQISLVDNNRMEYVATGYGDVSVTIQGDENCPAIVTYHDVVCNHEICFEALFGLSEMVRLFHLFCWYHIDAPGQETSAQRITGESYPTMTELAEQVNTVVNHFNLQQFIGIGVGVGANILSRVAMMYPAKVGGLVLVNLSPTAVSWADPEWLIQKNPSQVGNATLLEIFWGYLCCCDLNNTSYLMESHTKRSSIAQDMVEMIKCPCLFVMGRNSYYKDDVFQIAAQLDKTKTTVLQMESDGLLLEDAVEAFFTALKLFVQGLGHATGLGAVSPGASSSFIKAIQLQQSVLSHLD; from the exons ATGGCTTGTAATGTACCTCTCCTTGAAGCTGAACAAATACCGGAGCTGAAATGCACAGGAATTGTAGTGCAGAGAAGGGAATCTAGTTTACAGGCTCGCAGCTGTTTCAGCGGACGGTATCTCGAGCATGTGGCGGGAAAACCAGCCAGCCAAATTAGCCTTGTTGACAACAACAGA ATGGAGTACGTAGCTACTGGTTATGGAGATGTTTCAGTCACCATTCAG GGTGATGAAAATTGTCCAGCAATTGTAACTTACCATGACGTAGTCTGCAATC ATGAGATATGTTTTGAGGCTTTGTTCGGTCTATCAGAGATGGTTCGATTGTTTCACCTATTCTGCTGGTACCATATCGACGCACCCGGACAG GAAACAAGTGCTCAGCGTATAACAGGAGAAAG TTACCCTACTATGACAGAGTTAGCTGAACAAGTCAACACTGTTGTGAATCATTTCAA TTTACAGCAGTTTATTGGGATTGGAGTAGGAGTTGGTGCCAACATTCTAAGTCGTGTTGCA ATGATGTACCCAGCTAAAGTAGGAGGTTTGGTATTAGTTAACTTATCTCCCACAGCTGTGTCTTGGGCTGATCCAGAGTGGCTTATACAAAAG AACCCTAGTCAGGTGGGTAATGCCACATTATTAGAGATATTCTGGGGGTATCTTTGCTGTTGTGATTTGAACAACACTTCATATCTTATGGAATCACATACCAAACGAAGCAGCATTGCACAGGATATGGTGGAAATGATTAA ATGTCCATGTTTATTTGTGATGGGAAGAAACTCCTATTACAAAGACGATGTG TTTCAGATCGCTGCTCAACTTGACAAGACTAAGACAACTGTTCTTCAG ATGGAATCTGATGGATTGCTACTAGAAGATGCTGTAGAagcattttttacagctttaaAGTTGTTTGTGCAAGGTCTTGGCCATG CCACCGGCCTGGGAGCAGTATCACCGGGAGCATCCAGTTCCTTTATCAAAGCTATTCAGCTACAACAGTCAGTGTTATCTCACCTAGACTAG
- the LOC136262689 gene encoding retinoic acid receptor RXR-alpha-B-like isoform X2: protein MNMEGKDSMEGKASVIKETEGVKADVEEAEKTEVSDETQEEDGNSPPRSAGPTSPLSGQHQLCRVCNDAATGNHFGVMSCEACKSFFRRSIRAAARYVCRGSKCCDIDKNTRNRCQHCRLQKCLEVGMNKSAVQEERMPYPTKSRGKLSSERSASPTQQSTPTTPGSVSSTTGVPGMPFPFYALGPTPIHMVNTSFTTDTKTQALSASVMLDILVKAERMENEPKKVFQSPPSTLTYGRIQENARQSLLNVIAWAKEIPMFTRLSVEDQIKLIKRSWNELITLKLVYRNVKFPTGKGITFHTGEVAQFYQSDDPMVVSFLQKVTKECIATMQDIQLDETELSCLKLISLMNPFIHNLTPCGQKEIEHTQDAGLELLEVHIKQSKPSSPRRMAKLLLFLGQLKALSKDIIAHIEAQQTLGFENDAVLLELISDND from the exons ATGAACATGGAAGGGAAAGATTCTATGGAAGGGAAGGCTTCAGTTATAAAAGAGACGGAAGGTGTAAAAGCGGATGTCGAGGAAGCGGAGAAAACAGAAGTATCCGATGAAACACAGGAGGAGGACGGA AACTCGCCGCCAAGATCTGCTGGACCCACTTCGCCACTGAGCGGCCAACATCAACTTTGCCGCGTCTGCAACgatgctgccaccggaaaccaCTTCGGAGTAATGAGCTGTGAGGCTTGCAAAAGTTTCTTTAGAAGAAGTATTAGGGCCGCAGCTAGATATGTGTGCAGAGGCAGCAAATGCTGCGACATAGACAAGAACACCAGGAACAGGTGCCAACACTGTCGCCTTCAAAAATGCCTCGAAGTTGGAATGAACAAGAGCG CTGTTCAAGAGGAGAGAATGCCTTACCCAACTAAGAGCAGAGGCAAACTATCATCTGAACGCAGTGCCAGTCCTACACAACAGAGTACACCAACCACTCCTGGAAGTGTTAGCTCTACCACTGGAGTCCCAGGAATGCCATTTCCATTTTACGCACTAGGACCAACACCAATCCACATGGTAAACACATCATTTACAACTGATACCAAGACCCAGGCTTTATCGGCTTCTGTAATGCTAGACATCCTTGTGAAAGCAGAGAGGATGGAGAACGAGCCAAAAAAAGTCTTCCAGAGTCCACCAAGTACATTAACATATGGAAGAATACAAGAGAATGCTAGACAATCATTACTAAATGTCATAGCCTGGGCTAAGGAGATACCAATGTTTACCAGATTATCGGTTGAAGATCAAATCAAATTAATCAAGAGATCGTGGAACGAACTGATCACACTGAAATTGGTTTATCGCAATGTTAAGTTTCCCACTGGCAAAGGAATTACTTTCCACACTGGTGAAGTGGCCCAGTTTTACCAAAGTGATGACCCAATGGTGGTCTCATTCTTACAGAAGGTCACTAAGGAATGTATAGCAACAATGCAGGACATTCAGTTAGATGAAACTGAACTGTCATGTCTCAAGTTGATATCCTTGATGAATCCAT TCATACACAACTTGACACCATGTGGACAGAAGGAGATTGAACACACACAAGATGCTGGGTTGGAACTACTTGAGGTTCACATTAAACAGTCTAAACCAAGTTCCCCCCGAAGAATGGCAAAACTTCTACTCTTCCTTGGTCAACTGAAGGCTTTGTCAAAAGACATCATTGCACACATTGAAGCTCAACAAACACTCGGATTTGAAAATGATGCTGTTTTGCTTGAACTTATTTCAGACAATGACTAA
- the LOC136262696 gene encoding NDRG-like protein isoform X1, with protein MACNVPLLEAEQIPELKCTGIVVQRRESSLQARSCFSGRYLEHVAGKPASQISLVDNNRMEYVATGYGDVSVTIQGDENCPAIVTYHDVVCNHEICFEALFGLSEMVRLFHLFCWYHIDAPGQETSAQRITGESYPTMTELAEQVNTVVNHFNLQQFIGIGVGVGANILSRVAMMYPAKVGGLVLVNLSPTAVSWADPEWLIQKFASKHLRQNKLTSTAKRYLTSLAFCTNPSQVGNATLLEIFWGYLCCCDLNNTSYLMESHTKRSSIAQDMVEMIKCPCLFVMGRNSYYKDDVFQIAAQLDKTKTTVLQMESDGLLLEDAVEAFFTALKLFVQGLGHATGLGAVSPGASSSFIKAIQLQQSVLSHLD; from the exons ATGGCTTGTAATGTACCTCTCCTTGAAGCTGAACAAATACCGGAGCTGAAATGCACAGGAATTGTAGTGCAGAGAAGGGAATCTAGTTTACAGGCTCGCAGCTGTTTCAGCGGACGGTATCTCGAGCATGTGGCGGGAAAACCAGCCAGCCAAATTAGCCTTGTTGACAACAACAGA ATGGAGTACGTAGCTACTGGTTATGGAGATGTTTCAGTCACCATTCAG GGTGATGAAAATTGTCCAGCAATTGTAACTTACCATGACGTAGTCTGCAATC ATGAGATATGTTTTGAGGCTTTGTTCGGTCTATCAGAGATGGTTCGATTGTTTCACCTATTCTGCTGGTACCATATCGACGCACCCGGACAG GAAACAAGTGCTCAGCGTATAACAGGAGAAAG TTACCCTACTATGACAGAGTTAGCTGAACAAGTCAACACTGTTGTGAATCATTTCAA TTTACAGCAGTTTATTGGGATTGGAGTAGGAGTTGGTGCCAACATTCTAAGTCGTGTTGCA ATGATGTACCCAGCTAAAGTAGGAGGTTTGGTATTAGTTAACTTATCTCCCACAGCTGTGTCTTGGGCTGATCCAGAGTGGCTTATACAAAAG TTTGCTTCTAAACATCTTCGTCAAAACAAGCTGACAAGTACTGCTAAACGTTACCTCACTAGTCTGGCTTTTTGCACA AACCCTAGTCAGGTGGGTAATGCCACATTATTAGAGATATTCTGGGGGTATCTTTGCTGTTGTGATTTGAACAACACTTCATATCTTATGGAATCACATACCAAACGAAGCAGCATTGCACAGGATATGGTGGAAATGATTAA ATGTCCATGTTTATTTGTGATGGGAAGAAACTCCTATTACAAAGACGATGTG TTTCAGATCGCTGCTCAACTTGACAAGACTAAGACAACTGTTCTTCAG ATGGAATCTGATGGATTGCTACTAGAAGATGCTGTAGAagcattttttacagctttaaAGTTGTTTGTGCAAGGTCTTGGCCATG CCACCGGCCTGGGAGCAGTATCACCGGGAGCATCCAGTTCCTTTATCAAAGCTATTCAGCTACAACAGTCAGTGTTATCTCACCTAGACTAG
- the LOC136262689 gene encoding retinoic acid receptor RXR-alpha-B-like isoform X1 codes for MPPCMGLGRSPNTVNYSSPPSVPQYTYAKDLYAFSQGYDLPCFADNKAVDNGVVEWLPTDFASDIGFDYSQYAGQISSPMSNGYNSGVISSCDTSPLPSWSYIQNSPPRSAGPTSPLSGQHQLCRVCNDAATGNHFGVMSCEACKSFFRRSIRAAARYVCRGSKCCDIDKNTRNRCQHCRLQKCLEVGMNKSAVQEERMPYPTKSRGKLSSERSASPTQQSTPTTPGSVSSTTGVPGMPFPFYALGPTPIHMVNTSFTTDTKTQALSASVMLDILVKAERMENEPKKVFQSPPSTLTYGRIQENARQSLLNVIAWAKEIPMFTRLSVEDQIKLIKRSWNELITLKLVYRNVKFPTGKGITFHTGEVAQFYQSDDPMVVSFLQKVTKECIATMQDIQLDETELSCLKLISLMNPFIHNLTPCGQKEIEHTQDAGLELLEVHIKQSKPSSPRRMAKLLLFLGQLKALSKDIIAHIEAQQTLGFENDAVLLELISDND; via the exons ATGCCACCTTGTATGGGATTAGGAAGATCGCCTAACACGGTGAATTATTCTTCGCCGCCATCGGTTCCTCAGTACACTTATGCTAAAGATTTGTACGCATTTTCTCAAGGATATGATCTACCTTGctttgctgacaacaaagcCGTTGATAATGGCGTTGTCGAGTGGTTACCAACTGATTTTGCGTCCGATATTGGCTTTGATTATTCCCAGTATGCCGGCCAGATCAGTAGCCCTATGTCTAATGGATATAACAGCGGCGTTATTTCTTCGTGTGATACTAGTCCATTACCGTCTTGGTCTTACATACAGAACTCGCCGCCAAGATCTGCTGGACCCACTTCGCCACTGAGCGGCCAACATCAACTTTGCCGCGTCTGCAACgatgctgccaccggaaaccaCTTCGGAGTAATGAGCTGTGAGGCTTGCAAAAGTTTCTTTAGAAGAAGTATTAGGGCCGCAGCTAGATATGTGTGCAGAGGCAGCAAATGCTGCGACATAGACAAGAACACCAGGAACAGGTGCCAACACTGTCGCCTTCAAAAATGCCTCGAAGTTGGAATGAACAAGAGCG CTGTTCAAGAGGAGAGAATGCCTTACCCAACTAAGAGCAGAGGCAAACTATCATCTGAACGCAGTGCCAGTCCTACACAACAGAGTACACCAACCACTCCTGGAAGTGTTAGCTCTACCACTGGAGTCCCAGGAATGCCATTTCCATTTTACGCACTAGGACCAACACCAATCCACATGGTAAACACATCATTTACAACTGATACCAAGACCCAGGCTTTATCGGCTTCTGTAATGCTAGACATCCTTGTGAAAGCAGAGAGGATGGAGAACGAGCCAAAAAAAGTCTTCCAGAGTCCACCAAGTACATTAACATATGGAAGAATACAAGAGAATGCTAGACAATCATTACTAAATGTCATAGCCTGGGCTAAGGAGATACCAATGTTTACCAGATTATCGGTTGAAGATCAAATCAAATTAATCAAGAGATCGTGGAACGAACTGATCACACTGAAATTGGTTTATCGCAATGTTAAGTTTCCCACTGGCAAAGGAATTACTTTCCACACTGGTGAAGTGGCCCAGTTTTACCAAAGTGATGACCCAATGGTGGTCTCATTCTTACAGAAGGTCACTAAGGAATGTATAGCAACAATGCAGGACATTCAGTTAGATGAAACTGAACTGTCATGTCTCAAGTTGATATCCTTGATGAATCCAT TCATACACAACTTGACACCATGTGGACAGAAGGAGATTGAACACACACAAGATGCTGGGTTGGAACTACTTGAGGTTCACATTAAACAGTCTAAACCAAGTTCCCCCCGAAGAATGGCAAAACTTCTACTCTTCCTTGGTCAACTGAAGGCTTTGTCAAAAGACATCATTGCACACATTGAAGCTCAACAAACACTCGGATTTGAAAATGATGCTGTTTTGCTTGAACTTATTTCAGACAATGACTAA